A single genomic interval of Spinacia oleracea cultivar Varoflay chromosome 6, BTI_SOV_V1, whole genome shotgun sequence harbors:
- the LOC110796146 gene encoding endoglucanase 1 produces MTSLITTFLILFLTVCYLGVASRAFAPRDYNDALKKSILFFEGQRSGPLPRSQRLSWRGDSGLSDGSSYHVDLVGGYYDAGDNVKFGLPMAFTTTMLAWSVIEFGSSMHDQVSNAKDAVRWGADYLLKAAATPGTLYVQVGDPNLDHKCWERPEDMDTPRTVYKVSTQNPGSDVAAETAAALAAASIVFKDSDPSYSSKLLHTAIQVFDFADKYRGSYSDSLNSAVCPFYCSYSGYHDELLWGAAWIHKASGDPSYLSYIQSNGHILGADEDDFSFSWDDKKAGTKVLLAKDFLQERIGEFQEYKAHADNFICSFIPGANDYQAQYTPGGLLFKQSDSNLQYVTTTSFLLLAYAKYLGTNGDITSCGSTIITAKKLISVARQQVDYILGDNPEKMSYMVGFGNNYPLHIHHRGSSLPSVHEHPNRIGCNDGFQYLNSGSPNPNVLVGAILGGPDSGDRFSDDRNNYRQSEPATYINAPFVGAAAFFSAYNDRY; encoded by the exons ATGACCTCCTTAATAACAACATTCCTCATTCTCTTCCTGACAGTTTGTTACCTTGGTGTAGCTTCTAGAGCCTTCGCCCCTCGAGACTACAACGATGCCCTCAAGAAATCTATCCTCTTTTTCGAGGGACAGCGTTCGGGGCCTTTGCCACGAAGCCAGAGGCTTTCCTGGAGGGGTGACTCCGGGTTGTCTGATGGCTCTTCCTACCAT GTGGACCTAGTAGGAGGCTACTATGATGCAGGGGACAATGTCAAGTTCGGCTTACCAATGGCCTTCACAACAACAATGTTGGCATGGAGTGTTATTGAGTTCGGAAGCTCAATGCATGACCAGGTTTCTAATGCAAAGGATGCTGTTCGTTGGGGCGCTGATTATCTTCTCAAGGCAGCAGCCACCCCTGGCACTTTATATGTTCAA GTAGGAGATCCGAACCTGGATCATAAGTGTTGGGAAAGGCCAGAGGATATGGACACGCCACGAACTGTATACAAAGTGTCTACACAAAACCCAGGATCTGATGTAGCAGCAGAAACAGCAGCTGCACTGGCTGCAGCTTCCATAGTTTTCAAGGATTCCGATCCTTCTTACTCAAGCAAACTACTCCACACAGCTATTCAG GTGTTTGATTTTGCAGACAAGTATAGAGGTTCTTACAGTGATTCTCTGAACTCTGCTGTCTGCCCATTTTACTGCTCCTACTCTGGGTATCAT GATGAGCTTCTGTGGGGTGCAGCATGGATTCATAAAGCTTCTGGTGACCCCTCGTACTTATCATACATACAGTCCAATGGTCACATATTGGGTGCTGATGAGGATGATTTCTCCTTCAGTTGGGATGATAAGAAAGCTGGGACAAAAGTCCTTCTTGCCAAG GACTTTCTGCAGGAAAGAATAGGGGAATTTCAAGAGTACAAAGCACATGCAGATAACTTTATATGTTCCTTCATTCCAGGAGCAAATGATTATCAGGCCCAATATACCCCTG GAGGACTCTTATTCAAACAAAGTGACAGCAATCTTCAATATGTAACCACAACATCATTTCTCTTATTGGCATATGCCAAGTACCTTGGCACAAATGGTGACATAACCTCATGTGGTTCCACAATAATCACAGCAAAGAAGCTCATCTCTGTGGCAAGGCAACAAGTGGACTATATTTTGGGTGATAATCCAGAAAAAATGTCATACATGGTAGGATTTGGCAATAATTACCCATTGCACATTCATCATAGAGGTTCATCCCTCCCATCAGTACACGAACACCCTAATCGAATTGGTTGCAACGACGGGTTCCAATACCTGAACTCTGGATCACCCAACCCCAACGTCCTAGTCGGAGCTATATTAGGTGGTCCGGATTCAGGGGACAGGTTTTCTGACGACAGAAATAACTATCGGCAATCTGAGCCAGCTACTTATATCAATGCACCGTTTGTTGGTGCAGCTGCATTCTTTTCAGCATATAATGATAGATACTAA
- the LOC110796138 gene encoding protein CANDIDATE G-PROTEIN COUPLED RECEPTOR 7, translated as MALHHSATLTFLIFVALFSLSTAEIRTTKVKSDNRPIIPIDEFGFTHTGRLELNVSGITLSTRNKLDLSKLGFFLCTRDSWLHVLEQLEESEISCALDSHLVKKVYTFNSLPTTDPDSFGSLYVETDSDQYTLVFANCYPENVQISMNIRSAMYNLDGKTRTRDYLSAGRTILPRIFYFFSFIYFGIAVFWTYVLYKKRLTVFGIHFFMLGVVIMKALNLLCEAEDKSYIKRTGSAHGWDVLFYIFSFLKGITLFTLIVLIGTGWSFLKPYLQDREKKVLMIVIPLQVVANIAQVVIDETSPFNQDWVTWKQVFLLVDVICCCAVLFPIVWSIKNLREAARTDGKAAVNLMKLTLFRHYYIVVICYIYFTRVVVYALETITSYRYLWTSVVAAELATLAFYVFTGYKFKPEAHNPYFAIDDDEEEAAVEQLKLEDEFEL; from the coding sequence ATGGCGCTCCACCACTCCGCCACCCTCACCTTCCTCATCTTCGTAGcccttttttctctctccaccgCAGAAATCCGCACCACCAAGGTCAAATCCGACAACCGCCCAATCATCCCCATCGACGAATTCGGGTTCACTCACACTGGCCGCCTCGAACTTAACGTCAGCGGAATCACCCTCTCCACCCGCAACAAGCTCGACCTTTCCAAACTCGGCTTCTTCCTCTGCACTCGCGATTCATGGCTCCACGTCCTTGAACAGCTCGAAGAATCCGAAATCTCCTGCGCCCTCGATTCCCACCTCGTCAAAAAGGTCTACACCTTCAATTCTCTCCCCACCACCGATCCTGACTCATTCGGATCCCTCTACGTTGAAACCGATTCCGATCAATACACCCTCGTTTTCGCAAACTGTTACCCGGAAAATGTCCAGATATCCATGAACATCCGGTCCGCAATGTACAATCTCGACGGCAAGACCCGAACACGCGATTACCTCTCCGCAGGTCGGACTATCCTGCCCCgaatcttctacttcttctcctTCATCTACTTCGGTATTGCAGTGTTCTGGACCTATGTTCTGTATAAGAAGCGATTAACagttttcggaattcatttctttaTGCTTGGTGTTGTGATCATGAAAGCGTTGAATCTTCTCTGTGAAGCTGAGGATAAATCTTACATTAAGCGAACAGGGAGCGCGCATGGGTGGGATGTGTTGTTCTACATCTTCAGTTTTTTGAAAGGGATTACTCTTTTTACCCTAATTGTTTTGATTGGAACTGGGTGGTCGTTTTTGAAACCCTATTTGCAGGACCGTGAGAAGAAGGTTCTCATGATTGTGATTCCATTACAAGTGGTAGCCAACATTGCGCAGGTTGTGATTGATGAGACAAGCCCCTTCAATCAAGATTGGGTTACCTGGAAACAGGTGTTCTTGTTGGTTGATGTGATTTGTTGTTGTGCCGTTCTGTTTCCGATTGTTTGGTCGATTAAGAATCTCCGGGAGGCGGCGAGAACAGATGGGAAGGCAGCTGTGAATCTTATGAAGTTGACCTTGTTTAGGCATTACTACATTGTGGTTATCTGCTATATTTACTTCACTAGGGTGGTGGTTTATGCACTTGAAACTATCACCTCTTATAGGTATTTGTGGACTAGTGTTGTGGCGGCAGAGTTGGCTACACTTGCGTTTTATGTGTTTACTGGGTATAAGTTTAAGCCTGAGGCTCATAATCCTTACTTTGCGATTGATGATGACGAAGAGGAAGCTGCTGTTGAGCAATTGAAGCTTGAGGATGAGTTTGAACTCTGA
- the LOC110794853 gene encoding protein BRANCHLESS TRICHOME, translating into MVMMHSTSASPVDLPRNHIHHHYQIMSQNQDGNQNQDQQSIIINSTCPISWKLYQNPFFTPTNTITNYSSNHYNNDSNSSNPLKLKHKQLQRKYSTTAKYLHHPLDFRMNSNVVAELKAELDKERKLRKKMESLNKKLTKELVDLHQGVPGNKIDKPCVCEELTKEVSRLKEEIEKMKIEMDEERRMLRMAEVLREERVQMKLADAHLFYHQEFLKQFLLQQQKNSASSSSTSASSFARKVKNGSVQRKAAVSPEAENPHIKQGIKGFVEFQRAIKARNNGINVNTTANCHSSYYNNKVECQKAQLRVLFKHKCSLPYSHHHDHLILS; encoded by the coding sequence ATGGTGATGATGCATAGCACGAGTGCCAGCCCAGTTGATCTACCCAGAAATCAtattcatcatcattatcagaTCATGTCTCAAAATCAAGATGGAAATCAAAATCAAGATCAACAATCTATCATCATCAACTCCACCTGTCCAATTAGCTGGAAGCTTTACCAAAATCCCTTTTTCACTCCTACTAATACCATTACTAATTATAGTAGTAATCATTATAACAATGATAGTAATAGTAGTAATCCTCTGAAACTCAAACACAAGCAACTTCAGAGGAAGTACAGTACTACTGCTAAGTACCTTCATCATCCATTAGATTTCAGGATGAATAGTAATGTTGTTGCAGAACTCAAGGCAGAGTTGGACAAGGAGAGGAAACTGAGGAAGAAGATGGAAAGTTTGAACAAGAAGCTAACTAAAGAGCTTGTTGATCTTCATCAAGGTGTACCCGGAAACAAGATAGATAAACCGTGTGTATGCGAAGAGTTAACAAAAGAGGTATCCAGGTTGAAGGAGGAAATAGAGAAGATGAAGATTGAGATGGATGAAGAGAGAAGAATGTTGAGAATGGCTGAAGTTTTAAGAGAAGAAAGAGTACAGATGAAGCTTGCTGATGCTCATTTGTTTTACCATCAGGAGTTTCTGAAACAGTTTTTACTGCAACAACAGAAAAACTCGgcatcatcatcttcaacctCGGCCTCTTCTTTTGCTAGAAAAGTTAAGAATGGTAGTGTACAGAGAAAGGCGGCAGTGTCACCGGAAGCTGAGAATCCGCATATTAAGCAAGGGATTAAAGGATTTGTGGAGTTTCAGAGAGCGATTAAGGCGAGAAATAATGGGATTAATGTTAATACTACTGCTAATTGTCATTCtagttattataataataaggtGGAATGTCAGAAAGCACAGCTTAGAGTATTGTTCAAGCATAAGTGTTCTCTTCCATATTCTCATCACCATGATCATCTTATTCTCAGTTAA